Proteins from a genomic interval of Amycolatopsis sp. cg13:
- a CDS encoding GNAT family N-acetyltransferase codes for MTWSEHPILSGRHVRLEPLTPDHAPGLLEAGGDPGIWAWLSVRQPADLGEAETMVKDALADPDRRPWAQIDVASGRVAGTTSYYQVVAKHRILSIGHTWIGADFQRTALNTEAKFLLLRNAFEDWGAQRVAWETDNRNLRSQRAIERLGALREGVLRAHRIRPDGTTRDTVLYSMTDAEWPGARARLLARLG; via the coding sequence GTGACCTGGAGCGAGCACCCCATTCTGTCCGGCCGCCACGTACGGCTCGAACCCCTCACGCCCGACCACGCGCCCGGCCTGCTCGAGGCCGGAGGCGACCCGGGCATCTGGGCCTGGCTGAGCGTCCGCCAGCCCGCCGACCTCGGCGAAGCCGAGACGATGGTGAAGGACGCGCTCGCCGACCCTGACCGCCGTCCGTGGGCGCAGATCGACGTCGCGTCCGGCCGCGTCGCGGGCACCACTTCTTATTACCAGGTAGTAGCGAAACACCGGATCCTGTCGATCGGGCACACCTGGATCGGCGCGGATTTCCAGCGCACCGCGCTCAACACCGAGGCCAAATTCCTCCTGCTGCGCAACGCCTTCGAGGACTGGGGAGCCCAGCGCGTCGCGTGGGAAACCGACAACCGCAACCTCCGTTCGCAACGCGCCATCGAACGGCTCGGCGCGCTGCGCGAAGGGGTGCTGCGGGCGCACCGGATCCGTCCGGACGGCACGACCCGCGACACGGTGCTCTACTCGATGACGGACGCCGAGTGGCCGGGCGCCCGTGCCCGGCTGCTCGCCCGCCTCGGCTGA
- a CDS encoding phosphoribosyltransferase: MAEERENLTWELFGSASRELAQEVAADGFVPDLILSIARGGLFVAGALGYALDVKNLHVMNVEFYTGVDQRLDLPVMLPPVPNVVDLTHKKVLVADDVADTGATLKLVRDFCADHVADVRCAVVYEKPASTVKCEYVWKRTDRWINFPWSVLPPVVERAGQVLDA; encoded by the coding sequence ATGGCCGAGGAGCGAGAAAACCTCACCTGGGAGTTGTTCGGTTCGGCGAGCCGGGAGCTGGCCCAGGAGGTGGCCGCGGACGGCTTCGTCCCCGACCTCATCCTGTCCATCGCGCGCGGCGGGCTGTTCGTCGCCGGCGCGCTCGGGTACGCGCTCGACGTGAAGAACCTGCACGTGATGAACGTCGAGTTCTACACCGGGGTCGACCAGCGGCTGGACCTGCCGGTCATGCTGCCGCCGGTGCCCAACGTGGTGGATCTCACACACAAGAAGGTGCTGGTGGCCGACGACGTCGCGGACACCGGCGCGACGCTCAAGCTGGTCCGCGACTTCTGCGCCGACCACGTCGCGGACGTGCGCTGCGCGGTGGTTTACGAGAAGCCCGCTTCGACGGTGAAGTGCGAGTACGTGTGGAAGCGGACTGACCGGTGGATCAACTTCCCGTGGTCGGTGCTGCCTCCGGTGGTCGAGCGGGCTGGGCAGGTGCTGGACGCATGA
- a CDS encoding oxidoreductase — protein sequence MSDPLKPLLELDGVAAAAKAAQDAIFAVHRLPANLRGGAETAAEASVRAARASAGIDGANPELPEDGSVTDPLLAGSLRVAEKLESLLPTWRRAPLQTLARLHLLAASDVVSDPDQLGRPQRGGERLELLAQLVTGATSVPGPVLTAVVHGELLALAPFGSADGVVARAAARLSMVATGLDPKALTVPEVAYFRRVPRYVELAQGFASGTSDGVREWLLFCCEAFETGASEARSISSAAG from the coding sequence ATGAGCGATCCGCTGAAGCCGCTGCTGGAGCTGGACGGCGTTGCCGCGGCGGCCAAGGCAGCGCAGGACGCGATCTTCGCCGTGCACCGGCTGCCCGCGAACCTGCGCGGCGGGGCGGAGACCGCGGCTGAGGCTTCGGTCCGGGCCGCGCGGGCTTCGGCGGGGATCGACGGGGCTAATCCCGAGCTGCCAGAAGACGGTTCGGTGACCGATCCGCTGCTCGCCGGATCGTTGCGGGTGGCGGAAAAACTGGAGTCGTTGCTGCCGACGTGGCGGCGGGCTCCGTTGCAAACGCTGGCCCGGCTGCATTTGCTGGCCGCGTCCGATGTGGTCTCCGATCCGGATCAGCTCGGCCGTCCGCAGCGCGGCGGCGAACGGCTGGAGCTGCTGGCTCAGCTCGTCACCGGCGCGACTTCGGTGCCGGGGCCGGTGCTGACCGCGGTCGTGCACGGTGAACTTCTCGCGTTGGCCCCGTTCGGTTCGGCGGACGGCGTGGTCGCCCGGGCGGCGGCGCGGCTGTCGATGGTCGCGACCGGGCTTGACCCGAAGGCGTTGACGGTGCCGGAGGTCGCGTACTTCCGGCGCGTTCCGCGGTATGTCGAACTGGCGCAGGGGTTCGCCAGCGGGACGTCGGACGGCGTGCGCGAGTGGCTGCTCTTCTGCTGCGAGGCCTTCGAAACTGGGGCAAGCGAGGCGCGGAGCATCTCCTCGGCCGCTGGCTGA
- a CDS encoding 3-hydroxybutyrate dehydrogenase has translation MTSDSSLAGRTVLVTGGGSGIGLACVRAFGAAGAKVHVVDVAGAEAAAAEVGGQAHAVDLTDSAALATLPADVDVLVNNAGVQHVAPLPEFPPERFAFIQSLMVTAPFLLIRQCLPAMYARGWGRIVNMSSVHGVRASPYKAAYVTAKHALEGLSKVAALEGAEHGVTSNCVNPGYVRTPLVTGQIEAQAAEHGVPPEEVLEQVLLRRAAIKRLIEPSDVADLVVWLCGESAGHVTGASLPVDGGWTAG, from the coding sequence ATGACCAGTGACAGTTCCCTCGCCGGCCGCACCGTGCTGGTGACTGGCGGCGGCAGCGGCATCGGGCTGGCCTGCGTGCGGGCGTTCGGCGCGGCCGGGGCGAAGGTGCACGTGGTGGACGTCGCCGGGGCGGAGGCGGCGGCTGCCGAGGTCGGCGGGCAGGCGCACGCGGTGGACCTGACCGATTCGGCGGCGCTGGCGACCCTGCCCGCGGATGTCGATGTGCTTGTCAACAACGCGGGCGTGCAGCACGTCGCGCCGTTGCCGGAATTCCCGCCGGAGCGGTTCGCCTTCATTCAGTCGTTGATGGTGACTGCGCCGTTTCTGCTGATCCGCCAGTGCTTGCCCGCGATGTACGCGCGTGGCTGGGGACGGATCGTGAACATGTCCAGCGTTCATGGCGTGCGGGCGAGTCCGTACAAAGCCGCTTACGTCACGGCGAAACACGCGCTCGAGGGACTGTCCAAAGTGGCCGCTCTCGAAGGCGCTGAGCACGGCGTGACCAGCAATTGCGTGAATCCTGGCTACGTCCGTACGCCGCTTGTCACCGGGCAGATCGAAGCACAGGCGGCCGAGCATGGGGTGCCGCCGGAAGAAGTCCTCGAACAGGTTTTGCTGCGCCGGGCCGCGATCAAGCGGTTGATCGAACCCTCCGACGTCGCCGATCTCGTGGTGTGGCTGTGCGGCGAGTCCGCCGGGCACGTGACCGGCGCGTCGCTTCCCGTTGACGGCGGCTGGACCGCTGGCTGA
- a CDS encoding MFS transporter, whose translation MDKKLLRVVGAGLIGTTIEWYDFFLYTSAAALVFNKLFFPTADPLTGTLLALLTYAVGFLARPIGGLVFGHFGDRIGRKKLLVVSLLMMGGSTFAMGLLPTYSAVGVLAPVLLTLLRLIQGFALGGEWGGAVLLVSEHGDDRRRGFWASWPQTGVPAGNLLATAVLAILASAQSDATFQAWGWRVPFLLSGVLVVLGLWIRLAVSESPVFIAAKAAADEREQAPIVDVFRGHFRALAVTFGARIAENVSYYVITAFILVYVTTGLGLPKATGLTAVLVASAVHFVTIPLWGLLSDRIGRKPVYLFGVVGMAAWSFGFFWLLDLRTTWSVIGAAVVGLVVHGAMYGPQAAFFAEQFPTRVRYTGLSVGGQLSSIAAGAVAPLIAVALFEAYHSTVPVSVYVVAMCVLSLVALLAARETRGASLHETAAERQASMTA comes from the coding sequence ATGGACAAAAAGCTGCTGCGCGTCGTCGGAGCCGGGCTGATCGGAACCACCATCGAGTGGTACGACTTCTTCCTGTACACCTCGGCCGCCGCGCTGGTCTTCAACAAGCTGTTCTTCCCGACCGCCGACCCGCTCACCGGCACCTTGCTGGCGTTGCTCACCTACGCGGTCGGATTCCTCGCGCGGCCGATCGGCGGGCTCGTGTTCGGTCACTTCGGCGACCGGATCGGCCGCAAGAAACTGCTGGTCGTGAGCCTGCTGATGATGGGCGGCTCGACGTTCGCGATGGGGCTGCTGCCCACGTACAGCGCGGTCGGCGTGCTCGCGCCGGTCCTGCTGACGCTGCTGCGGCTGATCCAGGGCTTCGCCCTCGGCGGCGAATGGGGCGGCGCGGTGCTGCTGGTGTCCGAGCACGGCGACGACCGGCGGCGCGGGTTCTGGGCGTCCTGGCCGCAGACCGGCGTTCCGGCGGGAAACTTGCTGGCCACCGCGGTGCTCGCGATCCTGGCGTCCGCGCAGTCGGACGCGACTTTCCAGGCTTGGGGCTGGCGGGTTCCGTTCCTGCTGTCCGGGGTGCTGGTCGTGCTCGGCCTGTGGATCCGGCTGGCGGTTTCGGAATCGCCGGTGTTCATCGCGGCGAAGGCGGCCGCGGACGAACGTGAGCAGGCACCGATTGTCGACGTGTTCCGCGGGCATTTCCGTGCGCTGGCAGTGACGTTTGGCGCACGCATCGCGGAAAACGTGTCCTACTACGTGATCACCGCGTTCATTCTCGTATACGTGACGACTGGGCTCGGGCTGCCGAAAGCGACTGGCCTGACCGCGGTGCTCGTCGCGTCGGCCGTGCATTTCGTGACGATTCCCTTGTGGGGCTTGCTGTCCGACAGGATCGGCCGGAAGCCGGTGTACCTGTTCGGCGTCGTCGGAATGGCCGCGTGGTCGTTCGGCTTCTTTTGGCTGCTCGACCTGCGCACGACGTGGTCGGTGATCGGCGCGGCCGTGGTCGGGCTCGTTGTGCACGGTGCGATGTACGGGCCGCAGGCGGCGTTCTTCGCCGAACAATTCCCGACGCGGGTGCGCTACACCGGGCTTTCCGTCGGCGGCCAGCTGTCGTCCATCGCTGCCGGGGCGGTCGCGCCGTTGATCGCGGTGGCGTTGTTCGAGGCGTACCACTCCACGGTGCCGGTTTCGGTCTACGTGGTCGCGATGTGCGTGTTGTCGCTGGTCGCGCTGCTCGCCGCCCGCGAGACGCGCGGCGCGTCGCTGCACGAGACGGCCGCCGAACGGCAGGCTTCAATGACAGCATGA
- a CDS encoding helix-turn-helix domain-containing protein yields the protein MTGVDPTAEAYRRLLELLAAGASSEQLAHVAARGLSAEQSAAIGSATELALRIRETLSEHRRREAELTALFDTASDLARLRDPDAVLRSIVRRARTLLGVDVSYLSLNDEANGETYIRVTDGSVSALFQQIVLGMGEGLGGLVAQTARPYATADYFEDERFRHTNPIDSGVREEGLKAILGVPLAIGGKVLGVLYASDRSSRAFSTAEVALLSSLAAHAAIALDTAHLLEETRSAAAELNAANATMRRADDAHDRLMDLVLGGADLPAVAAEVAGVLRGSIAVHDEEGGLLAGTSVAFDAAAVASSHANGRAVSTKDFWVCAVRAGRELLGSLTLSGRPELAGDDRRLFERAAVVTALLLLLRRSVAQAEDQVRGELLTDLLTAPTRNPGSLMARARRLGVDLSSPHTVLVAHASGISRRGLAAACARYGDLVGVHAEQVVALAPDQPAAARIATELKSVVDCPVTVGAAGPANGPEALAQAYTEAVRCVNALLALGREGDGAAMADLGFLGVLLGRHSDLSGYVQATLGPVLGYDARRGTDLIGTLRAYYAAGGNLARAKETLHVHVNTVAQRMERLAALLGEDWREPERSLEIQLALRVHQLGG from the coding sequence ATGACGGGTGTGGATCCCACCGCCGAGGCGTATCGCCGGCTGCTCGAACTGCTCGCCGCCGGAGCGAGCAGCGAGCAGTTGGCGCACGTCGCTGCCCGGGGGTTGTCCGCGGAGCAGTCCGCCGCGATCGGTTCGGCGACCGAACTGGCGTTGCGGATCCGCGAGACGCTCAGCGAGCACCGGCGGCGGGAAGCCGAGCTGACCGCGTTGTTCGACACCGCGAGCGACCTCGCCCGGCTGCGCGACCCGGACGCGGTGCTGCGGTCGATCGTCCGCCGCGCGCGGACGCTGCTGGGCGTCGACGTCTCGTACCTCAGCCTGAACGACGAGGCGAACGGCGAGACGTACATCCGGGTCACGGATGGGTCAGTTTCCGCGCTGTTTCAACAAATTGTCCTCGGAATGGGCGAAGGCCTTGGCGGGCTCGTGGCGCAGACCGCGCGTCCCTACGCGACTGCGGACTACTTTGAGGACGAGCGGTTCCGGCACACGAACCCGATCGACTCGGGCGTCCGCGAGGAGGGGTTGAAGGCGATCCTCGGCGTGCCGCTGGCGATCGGCGGCAAGGTGCTGGGCGTGCTGTATGCGTCCGACCGGTCGTCGCGGGCGTTCTCGACGGCGGAGGTCGCGTTGTTGTCGTCGTTGGCCGCGCACGCAGCGATCGCGTTGGACACCGCACATCTGCTGGAAGAAACTCGCTCGGCGGCCGCGGAGCTGAACGCAGCCAACGCGACGATGCGCCGCGCCGACGACGCGCACGACCGGCTGATGGACCTCGTGCTCGGCGGTGCGGATCTGCCTGCGGTCGCGGCGGAAGTGGCCGGAGTGTTGCGTGGTTCGATCGCCGTGCACGACGAGGAAGGCGGGCTGCTGGCCGGTACATCGGTCGCTTTTGACGCTGCCGCGGTGGCTTCGTCGCACGCTAATGGCCGCGCGGTGTCTACAAAGGACTTTTGGGTCTGCGCCGTGCGCGCGGGTCGGGAATTGCTAGGCAGTCTGACGCTTTCCGGACGACCGGAGCTGGCCGGAGACGACCGTCGGCTCTTTGAACGCGCGGCTGTGGTTACGGCGTTGTTGTTGCTGCTGCGCCGTTCCGTGGCGCAAGCCGAGGACCAAGTGCGCGGCGAGCTGCTGACCGATCTGCTCACCGCGCCAACCCGCAACCCGGGTTCTTTGATGGCTCGCGCCCGCCGGTTGGGCGTCGATTTGTCTTCGCCGCACACGGTTTTGGTCGCGCACGCTTCTGGCATTTCTCGACGCGGACTCGCTGCCGCCTGTGCACGGTACGGCGATTTGGTCGGTGTCCACGCGGAACAAGTCGTCGCGCTCGCACCGGATCAGCCTGCTGCCGCACGGATCGCGACTGAGCTGAAGTCTGTTGTGGACTGTCCGGTGACCGTCGGCGCAGCCGGTCCGGCGAATGGCCCGGAAGCGTTGGCGCAGGCGTACACTGAAGCTGTTCGATGCGTTAATGCACTGCTGGCTCTCGGCCGCGAAGGCGACGGCGCGGCGATGGCTGACCTCGGGTTCCTCGGCGTCCTGCTCGGCAGGCATTCCGACCTGTCCGGCTACGTCCAGGCAACGCTCGGCCCGGTCTTGGGCTACGACGCCCGCCGCGGTACCGACCTCATCGGCACGCTGCGCGCGTACTACGCGGCAGGCGGGAATTTGGCGCGAGCAAAGGAAACTCTGCACGTCCATGTCAACACGGTCGCGCAGCGGATGGAACGCCTGGCCGCACTGCTGGGCGAGGACTGGCGTGAACCGGAGCGTTCGCTGGAGATCCAGCTCGCGCTACGGGTGCATCAGCTCGGCGGCTGA
- a CDS encoding TetR/AcrR family transcriptional regulator has product MSSPKKPRADAERNRLRLLAAARKAFGEGDEPVTLERVAREAGVGIGTLYRHFPTREALVEALYRDELARVVASAPKLLETEKPLRALRRWMDRFAEYASTKHDMADTLRAIIEAGTVDMTQVRAELTEAVQLILDAGVEDGTLRADVRAQDVVVTVVGACSMRTLPGGPEQLDRMLDLILAGVRQPPS; this is encoded by the coding sequence TTGTCGAGCCCGAAGAAGCCGCGCGCGGACGCTGAACGCAACCGTCTGCGCTTGCTCGCTGCTGCCCGCAAGGCGTTCGGCGAAGGCGACGAGCCCGTCACGTTGGAGCGCGTCGCACGCGAAGCGGGTGTCGGCATTGGCACGCTCTACCGTCACTTCCCTACCCGCGAAGCGCTCGTCGAGGCGCTGTACCGGGATGAGCTGGCGCGGGTCGTCGCGAGTGCTCCGAAGCTGCTTGAGACCGAGAAGCCGCTTCGCGCGCTGCGTCGGTGGATGGACCGCTTCGCCGAGTACGCGAGCACGAAGCACGACATGGCCGACACGCTGCGCGCGATCATCGAGGCGGGCACTGTCGACATGACGCAGGTCCGCGCGGAGTTGACCGAGGCTGTGCAACTGATCCTGGACGCGGGCGTTGAAGACGGAACGCTTCGGGCTGACGTTCGCGCGCAAGACGTCGTCGTGACTGTGGTCGGCGCGTGCAGCATGCGGACGTTGCCGGGCGGGCCGGAGCAACTGGACCGGATGCTCGACCTGATCCTCGCCGGGGTCCGTCAGCCGCCGAGCTGA
- a CDS encoding aldo/keto reductase, translated as MTATTSPGGTAKLAGREVARIGYGVMQLGRPGTDRADQVKLLRDAAQAGVNHLDTAQFYSDGRCNDLIREAFSPYADDLVVVTKVGAEESPQGLRLAQQPEQLRAQVEANLASLGVEQLDVVNLRRADAGPGLIAEGDQIVDIDDQLAELISLRDAGKIGSLGLSNVSADQLRHALPVGIVCVQNSYNVLARATEPVLELCREHQIAWVPYFPLGSAFELGQDVTGNPVVTGIAAELGATPAQVALAWLLQRYAGTLLIAGTATPAHLAENLAAGQVQLPAEAVAALDRLG; from the coding sequence ATGACGGCAACCACCTCTCCAGGCGGCACCGCGAAGCTCGCCGGCCGCGAGGTCGCGCGAATCGGCTACGGCGTGATGCAACTCGGCCGCCCCGGCACCGACCGCGCTGACCAGGTAAAACTGCTCCGCGACGCGGCCCAAGCGGGCGTGAACCACCTCGACACCGCCCAGTTCTACAGCGACGGCCGCTGCAACGACCTGATCCGCGAAGCGTTCTCGCCCTACGCGGACGACCTGGTCGTGGTGACGAAGGTCGGTGCCGAGGAATCCCCGCAAGGGCTCCGGCTCGCGCAACAACCGGAGCAGTTGCGGGCGCAGGTCGAGGCCAACCTGGCGTCGCTCGGGGTCGAACAACTCGACGTGGTCAACCTGCGCCGCGCCGACGCCGGACCCGGCCTGATCGCGGAAGGCGACCAGATCGTCGACATCGACGACCAGCTGGCCGAGCTGATTTCCCTGCGCGACGCCGGAAAGATCGGCTCGCTCGGGCTCAGCAACGTGTCCGCCGACCAGCTCCGGCACGCGCTGCCGGTTGGGATCGTCTGCGTGCAGAACTCCTACAACGTGCTCGCCCGCGCCACCGAGCCGGTCCTGGAGCTGTGCCGGGAACACCAGATCGCCTGGGTGCCGTACTTCCCGCTGGGCTCCGCGTTCGAGCTGGGCCAGGACGTCACCGGAAACCCGGTCGTCACCGGCATCGCGGCCGAACTCGGCGCTACCCCCGCGCAGGTCGCATTGGCCTGGCTCCTGCAGCGCTACGCGGGCACCTTGCTGATCGCAGGCACGGCGACTCCGGCGCACCTCGCCGAGAACCTCGCCGCCGGCCAGGTGCAGCTGCCCGCCGAAGCGGTAGCTGCCCTGGACCGGCTCGGCTGA
- a CDS encoding sigma-70 family RNA polymerase sigma factor codes for MTVRDEKQDENFWAAQFEEHRPRLRAVAYRMLGSFAEADDAIQETWLRVTRSSGEDIRNTGSWLTTIVSRQCLNMLRSRATRREDPLDIRVPDPVVETGDGVDPAEQEVLADSVGLALLVVLEALDPAERLAFVLHDMFAVPFDEIATMLDKNTAAVRQLASRARRRVQGVTPAGPADRAQQRKIADAWLTAARGGNFEGLVALLHPDALLRVDTGGLGSKVVRGAAEVAGSASQFRPVGLVSQYATVNGGPGIVARRDGKAVSVLSFTVADGLITEINILADVERIAALNF; via the coding sequence GTGACAGTGCGGGACGAAAAACAGGACGAGAATTTTTGGGCGGCTCAGTTCGAGGAGCATCGGCCCAGGTTGCGGGCGGTGGCGTACCGGATGCTCGGTTCGTTCGCCGAGGCCGACGACGCCATCCAGGAGACCTGGCTGCGGGTCACGCGGTCGTCGGGAGAGGACATCCGCAACACCGGCAGCTGGCTGACGACGATCGTGTCGCGCCAATGCCTCAACATGCTGCGCTCGCGCGCGACCCGCCGCGAGGACCCGCTGGACATCCGGGTGCCGGACCCGGTCGTGGAGACCGGGGACGGCGTCGATCCGGCGGAGCAGGAGGTCCTCGCGGACTCGGTGGGGCTCGCGCTGCTGGTGGTGCTGGAGGCGCTCGACCCGGCGGAGCGGCTCGCCTTCGTCCTGCACGACATGTTCGCCGTGCCGTTCGACGAGATCGCGACCATGCTCGACAAGAACACCGCCGCGGTCCGGCAGCTGGCGAGTCGGGCGCGCCGCCGGGTGCAGGGCGTGACGCCGGCCGGTCCGGCGGATCGCGCCCAGCAGCGCAAGATCGCGGACGCCTGGCTCACCGCCGCTCGTGGTGGCAACTTCGAGGGGTTGGTCGCGCTCCTGCACCCGGACGCTCTGCTGCGCGTCGACACTGGCGGGCTCGGCTCGAAGGTCGTGCGCGGCGCGGCCGAGGTCGCGGGCAGCGCGTCGCAGTTCCGTCCGGTCGGGTTGGTGTCGCAGTACGCGACCGTCAACGGCGGCCCCGGCATCGTCGCCCGGCGCGACGGCAAGGCGGTTTCGGTGCTGTCGTTCACCGTGGCCGACGGGTTGATCACCGAGATCAACATCCTTGCCGACGTCGAGCGGATCGCGGCGCTGAACTTCTGA
- a CDS encoding carboxymuconolactone decarboxylase family protein: MTHPIQVQPDAMKALMALSKATNDSTVPATTHHLIHLRVSQINGCSMCVDMHAREMKQAGEKDERIWGVGAWRESTYFTDAERAALDLAEHVTRLADRTDPVPDEVWDAAADIYDEKELSSLLLSIAGINVWNRLNAAIRQPVGSF; this comes from the coding sequence ATGACCCACCCGATCCAGGTGCAGCCGGACGCGATGAAGGCGCTGATGGCGCTGAGCAAGGCCACGAACGACAGCACCGTGCCCGCGACCACGCACCACCTGATCCACCTGCGGGTGAGCCAGATCAACGGCTGCAGCATGTGCGTCGACATGCACGCGCGGGAGATGAAGCAGGCGGGCGAGAAGGACGAGCGGATCTGGGGCGTCGGCGCGTGGCGCGAATCGACCTACTTCACCGACGCCGAGCGCGCCGCGCTGGACCTGGCCGAACACGTGACCCGGCTGGCCGACCGGACGGACCCGGTCCCGGACGAGGTCTGGGACGCCGCCGCGGACATCTACGACGAGAAAGAGCTTTCGTCGCTGCTGCTGTCCATCGCCGGGATCAACGTGTGGAACCGGCTCAACGCCGCGATCCGCCAGCCGGTCGGCTCGTTCTGA
- a CDS encoding HoxN/HupN/NixA family nickel/cobalt transporter, producing MTQRLTRGDRWSIGGMAAVILLLNLVGWGLLVLVVAPQHYALGAGGTFGIGLGVTAFTLGMRHAFDADHIAAIDNTTRKLMSDGQRPLSVGFWFSLGHSTIVFALCLLLSMGVRAIAGQLEDGGSALHETTGLIGTSVSGIFLYLIAIMNLVVLVGIARVFARMRRGELDEAELERHLDNRGLMNRLLRGATKAVRKPWHIYPVGVLFGLGFDTATEIGLLVLAAGAAAFALPWYAILVLPILFAAGMSLFDAADGVLMNYAYGWAFSRPIRRIYYNLTVTALSVAVALGIGTIELVTLLAEKLDITSGPLAAIASVDLDYVGFAIVGLFIVTWLAAFAIWKFGRIEEKWAARLGTAD from the coding sequence ATGACGCAGCGGCTCACTCGCGGCGACCGATGGTCGATCGGCGGCATGGCGGCCGTGATCCTGCTGCTCAACCTCGTCGGCTGGGGACTGCTGGTGCTGGTCGTCGCGCCGCAGCACTACGCGCTCGGCGCGGGCGGCACGTTCGGGATCGGCCTCGGGGTCACCGCGTTCACGCTCGGCATGCGGCACGCCTTCGACGCCGACCACATCGCCGCCATCGACAACACCACGCGCAAGCTGATGTCCGACGGGCAGCGTCCGCTGTCGGTCGGATTCTGGTTCTCCCTCGGGCATTCGACGATCGTCTTCGCGCTGTGCCTGCTGCTGTCGATGGGCGTGCGCGCGATCGCCGGGCAGCTGGAGGACGGCGGTTCCGCGCTGCACGAGACGACCGGCCTGATCGGCACGTCGGTGTCCGGGATTTTCCTGTACCTGATCGCGATCATGAACCTCGTCGTACTCGTCGGGATCGCGCGCGTGTTCGCCCGGATGCGCCGCGGCGAGCTGGACGAAGCCGAGCTGGAACGCCATCTCGACAATCGCGGCCTGATGAACCGGTTGTTGCGCGGGGCCACCAAAGCGGTGCGGAAGCCGTGGCACATCTATCCGGTGGGAGTCCTTTTCGGACTCGGTTTCGACACCGCGACGGAAATCGGATTGCTCGTGCTCGCGGCGGGCGCGGCCGCGTTCGCCTTGCCCTGGTACGCGATTCTCGTGCTGCCGATCCTGTTCGCGGCCGGGATGAGCCTGTTCGACGCCGCCGACGGTGTGCTCATGAATTACGCATACGGCTGGGCGTTTTCCCGGCCGATCCGGAGGATTTATTACAACCTCACGGTCACCGCGCTTTCCGTGGCAGTCGCGCTCGGCATCGGGACCATCGAGCTGGTGACGCTGCTCGCCGAGAAGCTCGACATCACGTCCGGCCCGCTCGCCGCGATCGCCTCGGTGGACCTGGACTACGTGGGCTTCGCGATCGTCGGGCTGTTCATCGTCACCTGGTTGGCCGCGTTCGCGATCTGGAAATTCGGGAGAATAGAGGAGAAGTGGGCCGCGCGGCTGGGTACCGCCGACTGA
- a CDS encoding N-acetylmuramic acid 6-phosphate etherase: MMSVPCQTVHVDSPTEQRNPRTVDIDLMSTMGILGAINAEDRRVPDAVAAVLPQLARAVDYAVEALRGGGRVHYVGAGTSGRLATLDAAELVPTFNVPGDLFIAHHAGGEKALRQAVENAEDDADAGAAEIAHSVRPGDFVLGLAASGRTPYVLGALAEASRIGARTGLVSANPRAAQPAGVDVLIAVATGPEAIAGSTRMKAGTAQKLILTAFSSATMIKLGKTYSNLMVSMRATNAKLRGRNIRILQEATGMTMADCSDALTEASGDLKVALVHLLSGSDVTRSAEALTAAGGHVRKALDTLHLRAG; this comes from the coding sequence CTGATGTCCGTCCCCTGCCAGACGGTGCACGTCGATTCGCCCACCGAACAACGAAACCCGCGCACGGTGGACATCGATCTGATGTCCACCATGGGGATCCTCGGCGCGATCAACGCCGAGGACCGCCGGGTGCCGGACGCGGTGGCCGCGGTGCTGCCGCAGCTGGCCCGCGCGGTCGACTACGCCGTCGAGGCGCTGCGCGGCGGGGGGCGCGTGCATTACGTCGGCGCGGGCACCTCGGGCCGCCTGGCGACGCTGGACGCGGCGGAACTCGTGCCGACGTTCAATGTGCCCGGCGACTTGTTCATCGCGCACCACGCGGGCGGTGAGAAGGCGCTGCGGCAGGCCGTCGAGAACGCCGAGGACGACGCGGACGCCGGCGCGGCGGAAATCGCGCACTCGGTGCGGCCTGGCGACTTCGTGCTCGGTCTCGCCGCCTCCGGGCGCACCCCGTACGTCCTGGGCGCGCTCGCCGAGGCGAGCCGGATCGGCGCGCGCACCGGGCTCGTCTCGGCCAACCCGCGCGCCGCGCAACCGGCGGGCGTGGACGTGCTGATCGCCGTCGCCACCGGACCCGAGGCCATCGCGGGCTCGACCCGGATGAAGGCGGGCACGGCGCAGAAGCTGATCCTCACCGCGTTCTCCAGCGCGACGATGATCAAGCTGGGCAAGACGTACTCGAACCTGATGGTGAGCATGCGCGCGACGAACGCGAAGCTGCGTGGCCGCAACATCCGGATCCTGCAGGAAGCCACCGGCATGACGATGGCCGACTGCTCGGACGCGCTCACCGAAGCCAGCGGCGACCTCAAGGTCGCGCTCGTGCACCTGCTGTCCGGCAGCGACGTCACCCGTTCCGCCGAGGCGCTGACCGCGGCAGGCGGGCACGTGCGCAAGGCGCTCGACACGTTGCACCTGCGCGCCGGCTGA